A single region of the Acidobacteriota bacterium genome encodes:
- a CDS encoding VOC family protein yields the protein MAKVLQIQHATVVVDDLEKACTFYEHELGLEPLPTFNLDFPAQFFKINEEQQLHVTEWEDQASFRGHLCLQVDDFDSIFFRMRELGAIDTSPWGKVRRLPDGAMQMFIRDPAGNLIEISCPSEVAVDETIFRDDLVDAEGRLYESKRDDPRGLHTEDATLYHGR from the coding sequence ATGGCCAAGGTACTCCAGATCCAACACGCGACGGTCGTCGTTGACGACCTGGAGAAGGCCTGCACCTTCTACGAGCACGAACTCGGACTCGAACCGCTGCCGACGTTCAACCTCGACTTCCCGGCCCAGTTCTTCAAGATCAACGAGGAACAGCAGCTTCACGTCACGGAGTGGGAGGATCAGGCGTCGTTCCGCGGCCACCTTTGCCTGCAGGTGGACGACTTCGACTCGATCTTCTTCCGGATGCGCGAGCTCGGCGCGATCGACACGTCACCCTGGGGCAAGGTGCGGCGCCTGCCGGACGGCGCGATGCAGATGTTCATCCGCGACCCGGCGGGCAACCTGATCGAGATCTCCTGCCCGAGCGAGGTCGCCGTCGACGAGACGATCTTCAGGGACGATCTGGTCGACGCGGAGGGCCGGCTCTACGAGTCGAAGCGGGACGACCCGCGCGGGCTGCACACCGAGGACGCGACGCTCTACCACGGGCGGTAG
- a CDS encoding TonB-dependent receptor: MASPNERALRILATSAFALTVAASAAAQTTGDIRGQVRDANGDGLPGVMVTATIEDRGVSRTTITGVGGNFVISSLQVDDYVVTAALDGFRNHRVEDVRVSIAATVNLEIPLSLEAVEEEVTVTASPILDVTSSSVGTSFTADFIDDLPTDRNFWDLVAVSPGISQASEGSTSLSAFGSSVASNSWRIDGLDTTSSDTGRAFWWTNPAIIEEVQVLGIGAPAEYGSMSGAAINIVTKSGTNEFAGTVDWFHMNDGLTEENAEIDGLPFHREEFDDLTGTLGGPLARDKAWFFASIQTTDDAYADPGVDPSFPTAYPTVRSDIKINAAFNDSNLMEAKYHFEDYDFVFAAPNTTPDAIATEYGNNPAWGLQFQSVLTPNDYLEVMYTGYSSDDNLLSATGSTADPYTDYSPADGGPPQSSGSPGYTYIWLLGRDQLDVKLSHHADDLLGGDHDFKFGISYGTGHGDTRTGGGPNGVYFYRYEYYPGYPYYYRVTARPFYYGAETAVVSAFVDDSWQVNSNLTLNVGVRYDQHNGEIPDYPILNQDWSPTSEIIPGVQDVIDWSLISPRIGMAYQIGDRQVFRAFYGKFFDADVTGNWYAPPPNPPVYVTEFGPSLDGPWSYSSSFEYHGNLFHPDIKAPETDQFTLGWERRFGDNYTFGIQGVYKEAKNLIGWEILDDGVYENVPWTNPFSGETEQLFSVIEQPTTRKGNGPGPGSKAPGRSYNQQYEGVVLSFNRRYSDGWSFQSSYTWSDSSGFIPRPLLQSQGNPFYTSTDGRDPNNWINADQALQNDREHVAQFQGSFELPWKIQGSATYSFMTGKPYSRQLVIGGRGSAAPLAQGGQRIIAVPASDDTRLPDQNNFDLSFGRRFDVGQVQLKLDLQLLNVFNEDTYDWWETLQVPADEEFVPSGYLFPRRVMIRFGLEF; encoded by the coding sequence ATGGCATCACCGAACGAACGAGCCCTCCGCATCCTTGCGACCTCTGCCTTCGCCCTGACCGTCGCGGCCTCCGCCGCCGCGCAGACCACGGGCGACATCCGCGGCCAGGTCCGCGACGCCAACGGCGACGGCCTGCCGGGCGTTATGGTGACGGCGACGATCGAGGATCGCGGCGTGTCGCGAACCACGATCACCGGCGTCGGCGGGAACTTCGTCATCTCGTCGCTCCAGGTCGACGACTATGTTGTGACCGCGGCCCTCGACGGTTTCCGGAACCACCGGGTCGAGGACGTTCGGGTCAGCATCGCCGCGACGGTCAACCTGGAGATCCCGCTGTCACTGGAGGCCGTGGAGGAGGAGGTGACGGTCACCGCGTCGCCTATCCTCGACGTGACGAGCTCCAGCGTCGGCACCAGCTTCACCGCGGACTTCATCGACGATCTGCCGACCGACCGGAACTTCTGGGATCTGGTCGCGGTGTCGCCCGGGATCAGCCAGGCCTCCGAGGGCAGCACGTCGTTGAGCGCCTTCGGTTCGAGCGTGGCCTCGAACTCCTGGCGTATCGACGGCCTGGACACGACTTCCTCGGACACCGGCCGCGCCTTCTGGTGGACGAACCCGGCGATCATCGAGGAGGTGCAGGTGCTGGGGATCGGCGCTCCGGCGGAGTACGGCAGCATGTCGGGGGCGGCGATCAACATCGTGACCAAGTCCGGTACGAACGAGTTCGCCGGCACGGTCGACTGGTTCCACATGAACGACGGTCTCACGGAAGAGAACGCCGAGATCGACGGCCTCCCGTTCCATCGGGAGGAGTTCGATGACCTGACGGGCACTCTCGGCGGTCCGTTGGCCCGGGACAAGGCGTGGTTCTTTGCCTCCATTCAGACCACGGATGACGCGTACGCCGATCCGGGCGTCGACCCGTCCTTCCCGACTGCCTATCCGACGGTGCGCTCCGACATCAAGATCAACGCGGCGTTCAACGACAGCAACCTGATGGAGGCGAAGTACCACTTCGAGGACTACGACTTCGTCTTCGCGGCACCCAATACGACGCCGGACGCGATCGCGACCGAGTACGGCAACAATCCGGCGTGGGGCCTTCAGTTCCAGTCGGTCCTGACTCCGAACGACTACCTCGAGGTCATGTACACCGGCTACAGCAGCGACGACAACCTGCTCTCGGCAACGGGGAGCACCGCCGATCCCTATACGGACTACTCGCCGGCCGACGGCGGTCCGCCTCAGTCCAGCGGCAGTCCCGGTTACACCTACATTTGGCTGCTCGGCCGGGACCAGTTGGACGTCAAGCTCTCGCACCACGCCGACGACCTCCTGGGCGGCGACCACGACTTCAAGTTCGGCATCTCCTACGGTACCGGCCACGGCGATACGCGGACGGGCGGCGGGCCGAATGGCGTCTACTTCTACCGCTACGAGTACTACCCGGGCTACCCGTACTACTACCGGGTTACCGCCCGGCCGTTCTACTACGGCGCCGAGACGGCGGTGGTCTCGGCCTTCGTCGACGACTCCTGGCAGGTGAACTCGAATCTGACGCTCAACGTCGGAGTGCGGTACGACCAGCACAACGGCGAGATTCCGGACTACCCGATCCTGAACCAGGACTGGAGCCCCACCTCCGAGATCATCCCCGGGGTCCAGGACGTGATCGACTGGTCACTGATTTCGCCTCGCATCGGCATGGCGTACCAGATCGGCGACCGGCAAGTCTTCCGCGCCTTCTACGGCAAGTTCTTCGACGCCGACGTGACCGGAAACTGGTACGCACCGCCACCGAATCCGCCGGTCTACGTCACCGAGTTCGGGCCGTCGCTGGACGGCCCATGGTCGTACTCGTCCAGCTTCGAGTACCACGGAAACCTGTTCCATCCCGATATCAAGGCGCCCGAAACCGATCAGTTCACGCTGGGCTGGGAGCGGCGCTTTGGCGACAACTACACCTTCGGGATTCAGGGCGTCTACAAGGAAGCGAAGAACCTGATCGGCTGGGAGATCCTGGACGACGGTGTCTACGAGAATGTGCCGTGGACGAACCCGTTCAGTGGCGAAACGGAGCAGTTGTTCAGCGTCATCGAGCAGCCCACCACGCGCAAGGGTAATGGGCCGGGCCCTGGCTCCAAGGCGCCAGGAAGGAGCTACAACCAGCAGTACGAGGGCGTGGTCCTCTCCTTCAACAGGCGCTACAGCGACGGTTGGAGCTTCCAATCCTCGTACACCTGGTCCGACTCGAGCGGTTTCATTCCGCGCCCCTTGCTGCAATCCCAGGGAAACCCCTTCTACACCTCGACCGACGGCCGCGACCCGAACAACTGGATCAATGCCGACCAGGCCCTGCAGAACGACCGAGAGCACGTGGCCCAATTCCAGGGCAGCTTCGAGCTTCCGTGGAAGATCCAGGGCAGCGCGACCTACAGCTTCATGACGGGCAAGCCGTACAGTCGCCAACTGGTGATCGGTGGCCGGGGTTCGGCTGCGCCGCTTGCTCAGGGTGGCCAGAGGATCATCGCCGTGCCGGCCAGTGACGACACTCGGTTGCCGGACCAGAACAACTTCGATCTTTCCTTCGGCCGCCGCTTCGACGTCGGCCAGGTCCAGCTCAAGCTGGATCTCCAGCTGCTGAACGTCTTCAACGAAGACACCTACGACTGGTGGGAGACTCTCCAGGTACCCGCGGACGAAGAGTTCGTGCCGAGTGGTTACCTCTTCCCGCGGCGGGTCATGATCCGCTTCGGACTCGAGTTCTAG
- a CDS encoding AbrB/MazE/SpoVT family DNA-binding domain-containing protein — protein sequence MSDGTTPVSVRFGAQGRLVVPSPLREALGFKPGDPLVVRVQEGRLVVESRESVVRRIRERFGLPGRNVVDELIADRRREARLEDETS from the coding sequence ATGTCCGACGGAACCACACCTGTCAGTGTCCGCTTTGGTGCACAGGGCCGACTGGTCGTACCTTCGCCGCTACGCGAGGCCCTGGGCTTCAAGCCTGGCGACCCGCTGGTCGTCCGCGTGCAGGAAGGTCGGCTGGTGGTGGAGAGCAGAGAGTCGGTGGTTCGGCGCATACGGGAACGGTTCGGCCTGCCAGGCCGCAACGTGGTGGACGAGCTCATCGCGGATCGCCGTCGGGAAGCTCGCTTGGAGGATGAGACGTCCTGA
- a CDS encoding type II toxin-antitoxin system VapC family toxin, which translates to MSVVLDSSAVLAFVHSEPGAEFVADALGDAVMSTVNWAEVVSRVRGDATNGGGGGPSDLRFELCALGLRLEEFSAEQADLAGELRRSTREFGLSLGDRACLALALVRSEPVLTADRVWQRLSLDVELEVIR; encoded by the coding sequence CTGAGCGTTGTACTGGACTCCTCCGCAGTCCTGGCCTTTGTGCATTCCGAGCCTGGAGCCGAGTTTGTGGCCGATGCTCTCGGCGATGCGGTCATGTCCACGGTCAACTGGGCGGAGGTGGTCTCACGGGTTCGAGGTGACGCGACGAATGGCGGCGGTGGAGGCCCTTCGGATCTTCGCTTTGAGCTCTGCGCCCTTGGCCTCCGCCTCGAGGAGTTTTCGGCGGAGCAGGCCGACCTGGCGGGCGAACTCCGCCGCTCGACGAGGGAGTTCGGCCTCTCGCTTGGCGATCGTGCCTGTCTTGCCTTGGCACTCGTGAGGAGCGAGCCTGTCTTGACAGCCGACCGGGTCTGGCAGCGGTTGAGTCTTGACGTAGAGCTCGAAGTGATCCGCTGA